One genomic region from Gadus morhua chromosome 9, gadMor3.0, whole genome shotgun sequence encodes:
- the tdg.1 gene encoding thymine DNA glycosylase, tandem duplicate 1 isoform X1, with the protein MEEKLYGSLPVPSEYLQQWIQSTQQFQALQAQYSGFSPHHHPHYPEVPAGEQATAHMASHPEPMMGQQEPANPAKPPAKKRGRPAQPKEPKEPKPPKIPKAPKPPKPPKAPKVPKAPKDPAAPKAKPGPKSKKAKEGEADGKQEKIDDSFKKVKRKRDRFKGMSEEEVMTKTLPDLLEYNLDYVIIGINPGLLAAFIGRWFPGPGNHFWKCLFLSGFTDELLNHTADTILPTKYKIGFTNMVARATPGSKDLSSTELREGGKILTQKLIKYKPLIAVFNGKCIYEMFCREMFGKKPKTLTFGLQPHKIPDCDVALYLMPSSSARCAQFPRAQDKVHFYIKLRELRDELKGIQKSKEIEEVKYSFDLGLAKEDAKRMAIKEEAYDPGYEDAYGGAYVEGGPEGGPPPPPGEPQTNGHCNFSAAENTEAAEKATTSQAAGGAEGQLPDGQWMTQSFADQIPDIGAAAAAAAAAAATAAAAAAAAEAAVAATTTGPTTEPTA; encoded by the exons ATGGAGGAAAAGCTGTATGGATCACTGCCTGTCCCCTCGGAATACCTTCAACAGTG GATTCAGTCGACCCAGCAGTTCCAGGCGCTCCAGGCCCAGTACTCCGGGTTCAGTccgcaccaccacccccactatcCAGAAGTGCCGGCGGGAGAGCAGGCGACGGCACACATGGCTTCTCACCCGGAACCCATGATGGGTCAGCAGGAGCCCGCCAACCCAGCAAAAC CTCCAGCCAAAAAGAGAGGCCGACCAGCACAACCCAAGGAGCCCAAGGAGCCTAAACCCCCCAAAATCCCAAAGGCGCCCAAGCCTCCGAAGCCCCCCAAGGCGCCCAAAGTACCGAAAGCCCCCAAGGACCCCGCCGCCCCAAAGGCCAAGCCGGGTCCCAAGTCCAAGAAGGCCAAGGAGGGCGAGGCGGACGGCAAGCAGGAGAAAATAGACGATAGCTTCAAGAAGGTCAAGAGGAAAAGGGACCGTTTCAAGGGAATGAGCGAGGAAGAGGTCATGACAAAAACCCTGCCAGACCTGCTCGAATACAACCTGGACTACGTTATT ATTGGCATAAACCCGGGTTTATTGGCTGCCTTTATTGGACGCTGGTTCCCCGGTCCCGGAAACCACTTCT GGAAGTGCCTGTTCCTGTCTGGATTCACAGATGAGCTGCTCAACCACACGGCCGACACAATACTGCCCACTAAGTACAAGATCGGCTTCACCAACATGGTGGCCAGGGCCACACCTGGGAGCAAAGATCTCTCCAG CACGGAGTTACGCGAAGGAGGCAAAATTCTCACACAGAAATTAATAAAGTACAAGCCTCTCATTGCAGTTTTCAACGGAAAAT GCATATATGAAATGTTCTGCAGAGAGATGTTTGGCAAGAAACCAAAGACACTCACGTTTGGTTTGCAGCCTCACAAGATTCCTGACTGTGATGTG GCCCTGTATCTGATGCCTTCGTCCAGTGCTCGCTGTGCCCAGTTCCCCCGTGCCCAGGACAAAGTCCACTTCTACATTAAGCTGAGGGAGCTGAGGGACGAGCTGAAGGGAATCCAGAAGTCGAAAGAAATCGAGGAGGTCAAATACAGCTTTGACCTGGGACTGGCTAAGg AGGATGCCAAGAGGATGGCCATAAAGGAGGAGGCGTACGACCCCGGCTACGAGGACGCCTACGGGGGGGCATACGTTGAAGGAGGACCTGAAGGAggcccaccaccccccccgggCGAGCCCCAGACCAACGGCCACTGCAACTTCTCAGCGGCTGAAAACACAG AAGCTGCAGAGAAGGCCACCACGTCCCAAGCGGCGGGCGGGGCAGAAGGCCAGCTCCCAGACGGACAGTGGATGACCCAGTCGTTTGCCGACCAGATCCCTGACatcggggcggcggcggcggcggcggcggcggcggcggcaactgctgctgctgcagccgcagcagcagaagcagcagtgGCGGCGACGACGACTGGCCCTACGACAGAGCCAACAGCTTAG
- the tdg.1 gene encoding thymine DNA glycosylase, tandem duplicate 1 isoform X2, which translates to MASHPEPMMGQQEPANPAKPPAKKRGRPAQPKEPKEPKPPKIPKAPKPPKPPKAPKVPKAPKDPAAPKAKPGPKSKKAKEGEADGKQEKIDDSFKKVKRKRDRFKGMSEEEVMTKTLPDLLEYNLDYVIIGINPGLLAAFIGRWFPGPGNHFWKCLFLSGFTDELLNHTADTILPTKYKIGFTNMVARATPGSKDLSSTELREGGKILTQKLIKYKPLIAVFNGKCIYEMFCREMFGKKPKTLTFGLQPHKIPDCDVALYLMPSSSARCAQFPRAQDKVHFYIKLRELRDELKGIQKSKEIEEVKYSFDLGLAKEDAKRMAIKEEAYDPGYEDAYGGAYVEGGPEGGPPPPPGEPQTNGHCNFSAAENTEAAEKATTSQAAGGAEGQLPDGQWMTQSFADQIPDIGAAAAAAAAAAATAAAAAAAAEAAVAATTTGPTTEPTA; encoded by the exons ATGGCTTCTCACCCGGAACCCATGATGGGTCAGCAGGAGCCCGCCAACCCAGCAAAAC CTCCAGCCAAAAAGAGAGGCCGACCAGCACAACCCAAGGAGCCCAAGGAGCCTAAACCCCCCAAAATCCCAAAGGCGCCCAAGCCTCCGAAGCCCCCCAAGGCGCCCAAAGTACCGAAAGCCCCCAAGGACCCCGCCGCCCCAAAGGCCAAGCCGGGTCCCAAGTCCAAGAAGGCCAAGGAGGGCGAGGCGGACGGCAAGCAGGAGAAAATAGACGATAGCTTCAAGAAGGTCAAGAGGAAAAGGGACCGTTTCAAGGGAATGAGCGAGGAAGAGGTCATGACAAAAACCCTGCCAGACCTGCTCGAATACAACCTGGACTACGTTATT ATTGGCATAAACCCGGGTTTATTGGCTGCCTTTATTGGACGCTGGTTCCCCGGTCCCGGAAACCACTTCT GGAAGTGCCTGTTCCTGTCTGGATTCACAGATGAGCTGCTCAACCACACGGCCGACACAATACTGCCCACTAAGTACAAGATCGGCTTCACCAACATGGTGGCCAGGGCCACACCTGGGAGCAAAGATCTCTCCAG CACGGAGTTACGCGAAGGAGGCAAAATTCTCACACAGAAATTAATAAAGTACAAGCCTCTCATTGCAGTTTTCAACGGAAAAT GCATATATGAAATGTTCTGCAGAGAGATGTTTGGCAAGAAACCAAAGACACTCACGTTTGGTTTGCAGCCTCACAAGATTCCTGACTGTGATGTG GCCCTGTATCTGATGCCTTCGTCCAGTGCTCGCTGTGCCCAGTTCCCCCGTGCCCAGGACAAAGTCCACTTCTACATTAAGCTGAGGGAGCTGAGGGACGAGCTGAAGGGAATCCAGAAGTCGAAAGAAATCGAGGAGGTCAAATACAGCTTTGACCTGGGACTGGCTAAGg AGGATGCCAAGAGGATGGCCATAAAGGAGGAGGCGTACGACCCCGGCTACGAGGACGCCTACGGGGGGGCATACGTTGAAGGAGGACCTGAAGGAggcccaccaccccccccgggCGAGCCCCAGACCAACGGCCACTGCAACTTCTCAGCGGCTGAAAACACAG AAGCTGCAGAGAAGGCCACCACGTCCCAAGCGGCGGGCGGGGCAGAAGGCCAGCTCCCAGACGGACAGTGGATGACCCAGTCGTTTGCCGACCAGATCCCTGACatcggggcggcggcggcggcggcggcggcggcggcggcaactgctgctgctgcagccgcagcagcagaagcagcagtgGCGGCGACGACGACTGGCCCTACGACAGAGCCAACAGCTTAG